One genomic window of Mustela erminea isolate mMusErm1 chromosome 13, mMusErm1.Pri, whole genome shotgun sequence includes the following:
- the CRYBA4 gene encoding beta-crystallin A4 isoform X2 encodes MTLQCTKSAGHWKIVVWDEEGFQGRRHEFTAECPSVLELGFETVRSLKVLSGAWVGFEHAGFQGQQYVLERGEYPCWDAWSGNTAYPTDRLTSFRPVACANHRDSRLTIFEQENFLGRKGELSDDYPSLQAMGWDGNEVGSFHVHSGALPGSSEPRDSLLDY; translated from the exons ATGACCCTCCAGTGCACCAAGTCAGCAGGACACTGGAAG ATTGTGGTGTGGGATGAGGAGGGCTTCCAGGGCCGGAGGCATGAGTTTACGGCGGAGTGCCCCAGTGTGCTGGAGCTTGGCTTTGAGACTGTGCGATCTTTGAAAGTGCTGAGTGGCGC GTGGGTAGGCTTTGAGCATGCTGGCTTCCAAGGGCAGCAGTACGTGCTGGAGCGGGGCGAGTACCCATGCTGGGATGCCTGGAGTGGCAACACCGCTTACCCCACAGATAGGCTCACCTCCTTCCGACCAGTGGCCTGTGCC AACCACCGTGACTCGAGGCTGACCATCTTCGAGCAAGAGAACTTTCTGGGCAGGAAAGGCGAGCTGAGTGATGACTACCCCTCCCTCCAGGCCATGGGCTGGGATGGCAATGAAGTGGGGTCTTTCCACGTGCACTCAGGGGC
- the CRYBA4 gene encoding beta-crystallin A4 isoform X1, translated as MTLQCTKSAGHWKIVVWDEEGFQGRRHEFTAECPSVLELGFETVRSLKVLSGAWVGFEHAGFQGQQYVLERGEYPCWDAWSGNTAYPTDRLTSFRPVACANHRDSRLTIFEQENFLGRKGELSDDYPSLQAMGWDGNEVGSFHVHSGAWVCSQFPGYRGFQYVLECDHHSGDYKHFREWGSHAQTFQVQSVRRIQQ; from the exons ATGACCCTCCAGTGCACCAAGTCAGCAGGACACTGGAAG ATTGTGGTGTGGGATGAGGAGGGCTTCCAGGGCCGGAGGCATGAGTTTACGGCGGAGTGCCCCAGTGTGCTGGAGCTTGGCTTTGAGACTGTGCGATCTTTGAAAGTGCTGAGTGGCGC GTGGGTAGGCTTTGAGCATGCTGGCTTCCAAGGGCAGCAGTACGTGCTGGAGCGGGGCGAGTACCCATGCTGGGATGCCTGGAGTGGCAACACCGCTTACCCCACAGATAGGCTCACCTCCTTCCGACCAGTGGCCTGTGCC AACCACCGTGACTCGAGGCTGACCATCTTCGAGCAAGAGAACTTTCTGGGCAGGAAAGGCGAGCTGAGTGATGACTACCCCTCCCTCCAGGCCATGGGCTGGGATGGCAATGAAGTGGGGTCTTTCCACGTGCACTCAGGGGC ctggGTTTGCTCCCAGTTTCCCGGCTACCGAGGCTTTCAGTATGTGCTGGAGTGCGATCACCACTCAGGCGACTACAAGCACTTCCGAGAGTGGGGCTCTCACGCGCAGACTTTCCAGGTGCAGAGTGTCCGCAGGATCCAGCAGTGA